The Chloroflexota bacterium sequence TATATTCGCGTAGGGGAGGGTTGCGCGACGAAAATGAATGGAAGCAGGCAGTAGCGCGCGAACAGACGATGCGGGACGAATTGCAGAAATTCGCCAAAACCTATAAAGCCAACAACGGCAACGGAAACGGAAATTAACTCGATGTCAGTGATTTACTGGCGAAATAAGGAACGTGACAAACAACGCTGCACCGGGAACCTGGCTGTCACGACAAAATATTCACAAGGAGAAACTTATGACCGACAAATTTACCTGGACTAACGAATTCGGAGAGACACTAACCGTATACAAAGAGGCCGACCAGATCGTTATCGAGCATAGCGACTACCCCGGCAGCAAGCTTTTTTACGAAAAGCCGACCGGATTCGCTCGTTTTTTCGCTGCCATGACTAAAGATGTTGCTGTTTTGACAGATGAAGATGGAGAAACCATTGTGCTACACAAAGAAGAAGTTGATTTCATCGAGGCAACCATCAAGGAGCAGGGCTGGTAAGAAAACTTGCGTAATTTATTTCTATGCCGGAGAGCGATTTCCGGCACGGAGATAAGAGACGGAAGCAAAGCCGATCTCGAAGGAGAAAATACCTGATGACCACCCTGATCTCTTTTAGCTCCTCATCCGGCGCACAAAGCCGGTGCGATGCCAGGTGCTACGAAGCCAGGCACAAAAACTGTGCGTGCATCTGTGGCGGCAGGAATCATGGCGCTGGACTGGATCAGGCGATTGAAAACACCCGCGAACTGGCGGAGCAAATGGTTGAAGAATATGCACGGTTACACAATCTCGATGCTGGAACGATTGACACCACCGTGAACAAAAATGTAATTTATCAACTCGCATTACCACTTTAGGAGGCTTATGCAAAAAAATCTAAAACATCGCGATGCGGCAATAGAAGCCGCCCAAAGCTGGATGGTTCAGGCCCCGGTCTTTCTGGACACAGAAACTACCGGCGTCAAGGCTGATGATGAGGTGGTCAGCATTGGTATTGTCGACACCAACGGCATGACATTGCTGGATACGCTCATTCGGCCCAGAAAGTCAATTCCCATGCAAGCAACGAGCGTACACGGGATCACCAACAGGGATGTCGCCAATGCACCGACAATGACCGAGACATGGCCGAAATTACTCAGGATCATAGCGGGGCGTCTGGTTGTGGTTTACAACGCAGCCTTTGACATGCGCTTGTTGTTTCAGTCGGTTAGCTCACCTGAAAAAGAGCAGTGGACATCGGAAACTGTTTGTGCCATGAAATTGTATGCAGCGTTTTTCGGTGAGTGGAATTCCTATCATGGCAGCTACAAATGGCAAAAACTTGGTCTTGCTGCGGAGCAATGCGGTATCGCTCTGCCGGACAATCTGCATAACGCTGTGGCTGATGCTGCATTGACCCACCGTGTTGTGGAGTACATGACGAAGCAACCTATCACACGGCGTTACGAATACGCCTAGAAATGGAGGTGAATAATGACCCGCAAAAAGCATGCAAGGTTATACCGAGATGCCGAAAAGCTGGCTGCCTTGGCTCTCCGGGAGGGCGACATCCAGCCGGGCGAGAAAGATGAATTTATCACTCGGCATATCCAACGTGTGACGGAATACCCCGCTGAGGACAACACCACACGCCGGAAACCAAAAGTCAATTTCTTGCTCCGTGTTTCGA is a genomic window containing:
- a CDS encoding 3'-5' exonuclease, coding for MQKNLKHRDAAIEAAQSWMVQAPVFLDTETTGVKADDEVVSIGIVDTNGMTLLDTLIRPRKSIPMQATSVHGITNRDVANAPTMTETWPKLLRIIAGRLVVVYNAAFDMRLLFQSVSSPEKEQWTSETVCAMKLYAAFFGEWNSYHGSYKWQKLGLAAEQCGIALPDNLHNAVADAALTHRVVEYMTKQPITRRYEYA